In one Podarcis muralis chromosome 7, rPodMur119.hap1.1, whole genome shotgun sequence genomic region, the following are encoded:
- the ETV2 gene encoding ETS translocation variant 2 yields MDPWRQCWMEPPLQMVPTGAEVEQLDFMEDYKKVFQEEDFRAVDSWFLPENEVNQPPPSWTGGSYLAELEGFEKEMPFHHTPGLKGFPEYTNTVMELTQVSSTCLDYSALYERDSRLAYQDSSPTSLQVSPYVSPAPQALSSPLCRCSPEEQRPSSQPLLGGQLEQQEPEQDLLGFVTSCDWRETSGPAVFSQPIPLESDSCRCGPPVRTQRKKESRDWAEANVTHLSHRERTGSGPIQLWRFLLELLQDGSCQAFIRWTGNDWEFKLCDPHEVARRWGKRKNKPRMTYEKLSRGLRYYYHKNIIHKTSGQRYVYRFVCDIQGPMGELAEKLNS; encoded by the exons ATGGATCCTTGGCGCCAATGCTGGATGGAGCCCCCCTTGCAAATGGTCCCGACTGGAGCAGAGGTGGAACAGTTGG ATTTCATGGAAGATTACAAGAAGGTTTTCCAAGAGGAAGACTTCAGAGCTGTAGATTCCTGGTTTTTGCCAGAAAATGAGGTGAATCAGCCGCCCCCAAGTTGGACCGGTGGGAGTTACCTAGCTGAGCTTGAAGGGTTTGAGAAGGAAATGCCGTTCCATCACACGCCGGGCTTGAAAG GCTTCCCTGAGTACACAAATACGGTAATGGAATTGACACAGGTCTCCTCTACCTGCCTGGATTACAGTGCACTGTATGAAAGAG ATTCTAGGCTTGCCTATCAGGACAGCAGCCCCACGAGTCTGCAGGTCTCCCCGTATGTTAGTCCTGCGCCTCAGGCCTTGTCTTCTCCTCTGTGCCGCTGCTCCCCTGAAGAGCAACGGCCCTCATCTCAGCCTCTGCTCGGAGGTCAGCTGGAACAGCAAGAACCAG AACAAGATTTATTGGGGTTTGTGACATCCTGTGATTGGAGAGAGACATCTGGCCCAGCTGTCTTCAGCCAACCGATCCCCTTGGAAAGCGATTCATGTCGGTGTGGCCCTCCGGTCAGAACCCAGAGGAAAAAGGAGTCAAGAGACTGGGCAGAAGCCAATGTCACCCACTTGTCCCATAGGGAACGGACAG GTTCTGGTCCCATCCAGCTGTGGCGTTTCCTATTGGAGCTGCTCCAAGATGGCTCCTGCCAGGCCTTCATCCGCTGGACAGGGAACGACTGGGAGTTCAAACTCTGCGACCCCCACGAG GTGGCGAGGCGCTggggcaagaggaagaacaaaccCCGCATGACCTACGAGAAACTCAGCCGCGGCTTGCGCTACTACTATCACAAGAACATCATTCACAAGACCAGCGGACAGCGCTACGTGTACCGTTTCGTCTGCGACATTCAAGGCCCGATGGGTGAACTAGCTGAGAAATTGAACAGCTAG
- the HAUS5 gene encoding HAUS augmin-like complex subunit 5 isoform X2 — protein sequence MEETEGKPSSSESEKERRKQLVQDISRLRGELQQLDLQIESAQHELVADEVALEMAQEEIRDAKRRSLLLKAYSARVAAEHQQLQARAAKVGGRLEQLQEMERKARTAVVFSKKAPEPGFPSLEPEVLRDVQEACQLRFHFLKTLFEHSVSGHFPSGMNEEQLNPSYQHWLSVVEKVAGSHPPAHILSALEHLALQNTQQLQELTTSINIPRDVEALKFRYDNAHLEDVSEPMNDLPSVRTLIQEGWSKCEMLCVEQIPLNAQERSLLARLEAVVQEMHSLLSDDSERSILARAAFELELRAVRLRGYRDGLLQGCRELEEAVRTRHEELQAVQAKRQSILDFRHLVNEKQQHIRALIKGTSYLKSQLRKDQAEIQDFIEKKLLPQEPLVKGAAEQLEDRVDREVRQFGTIALPCLLRRDLPASQRIPAHELSIHRLSRTAPAVYQPFLNVCQGVAFPLYKAPEELLVHTTELKKMLVLLRAQLGSKQRALGSLQRQLDNSPEPDAQALVREVQSHDEEQVRELLPRIQRMTDQCRCRIERWQEVQAVVDAWWEQPAQFVLPTERRLGFTLQQWLERWTLAARALQQKQQQQHQQQSWV from the exons ATGGAGGAGACTGAG GGCAAGCCCAGCAGTTCAGAATCGGAGAAGGAGCGCCGTAAGCAGCTGGTCCAAGACATCTCCCGCCTGCGGGGGGAGCTGCAGCAGCTGGACTTGCAGATTGAATCAGCACAGCATGAACTCGTGGCAGATG AGGTCGCCCTGGAGATGGCGCAGGAGGAGATCCGGGATGCCAAGCGCCGCAGCTTGCTGCTCAAGGCGTACTCTGCCCGCGTCGCAGCAGAGCATCAGCAACTGCAAGCGAGAGCGGCAAAAGTCGGAGGCCGCCTGGAGCAGCTGCAGGAGATGGAGAG GAAGGCCAGGACAGCGGTGGTGTTCAGCAAGAAAGCCCCGGAGCCTGGATTCCCCAGCTTGGAGCCGGAGGTTTTG CGAGATGTCCAGGAGGCCTGCCAGCTGCGCTTCCACTTCCTGAAGACCCTCTTTGAGCACAGCGTATCAGGGCATTTTCC CAGCGGGATGAATGAGGAGCAGCTGAACCCTTCCTACCAGCACTGGCTGAGCGTTGTGGAG AAAGTAGCTGgctcccaccctcctgcccacATCCTTTCAGCCCTGGAGCACCTTGCCCTGCAGAAcacacagcagctgcaggagCTCACCACCAGCATCAACATTCCTAGGGATGTGGAAGCCCTCAA GTTTCGCTATGATAACGCCCACCTGGAGGATGTGTCGGAGCCAATGAATGACCTGCCCTCTGTCCGGACCCTCATACAG GAGGGCTGGAGCAAGTGTGAGATGCTTTGTGTGGAGCAGATCCCTTTAAACGCCCAGGAGAGGAGCCTCTTGGCTCGGCTGGAAGCTGTCGTCCAGGAGATGCATAGCCTGCTGTCTGATGACTCGGAGCGCTCTATCCTGGCCAG AGCTGCGTTTGAGCTGGAGCTCCGGGCCGTGCGGTTGAGGGGATACAGAGACGGACTTCTGCAGGGCTGCCGGGAGCTGGAAGAGGCGGTGAGGACCCGGCACGAGGAACTGCAGGCTGTGCAAGCTAAACGCCAGAGCATCCTGGACTTCCGCCACCTGGTG AATGAGAAACAGCAGCACATCCGGGCGCTCATCAAAGGAACGTCGTATCTTAAATCACAGCTTCGCAAGGACCAGGCAGAG ATCCAAGACTTCATTGAAAAGAAACTGCTGCCTCAAGAGCCATTGGTGAAGGGAGCAGCAGAGCAACTGGAGGACAGGGTGGACCGCGAGGTTCGGCAGTTTGGGACCATCGCTCTGCCTTGCCTGCTGCGCCGCGATCTCCCTGC GTCTCAGCGAATCCCCGCCCATGAGCTTTCTATCCACCGCCTGAGCCGAACAGCGCCAGCCGTGTACCAGCCCTTCCTCAATGTGTGCCAGGGAGTTGCTTTCCCTCTCTACAAG GCCCCGGAGGAGCTGCTTGTGCACACTACAGAGCTGAAGAAGATGCTCGTGCTCCTGCGTGCCCAACTTGGCTCAAAGCAGAGGGCACTGGGAAGCCTGCAGCGCCAGCTGGATAACTCCCCGGAGCCAGATGCGCAGG CTCTCGTGCGGGAGGTGCAGAGCCACGATGAGGAGCAGGTCCGTGAACTGCTGCCCCGGATCCAGCGCATGACGGATCAGTGCCGGTGTCGTATTGAGCGTTGGCAGGAGGTACAGGCTGTTGTGGACGCCTG GTGGGAGCAACCCGCGCAGTTTGTACTCCCCACCGAGCGCCGCCTTGGCTTCACCCTGCAGCAGTGGTTGGAGCGCTGGACCCTGGCTGCCAGAGCTctgcaacagaagcagcagcagcaacaccagcaGCAGAGCTGGGTCTGA
- the HAUS5 gene encoding HAUS augmin-like complex subunit 5 isoform X1: protein MEWSSGASLAQELRRWAAEEMQLPPDRIPSESAARRMCSGQCAEIWKFVIQHVRHQRTVKKIRGNLLWYRQMEETEGKPSSSESEKERRKQLVQDISRLRGELQQLDLQIESAQHELVADEVALEMAQEEIRDAKRRSLLLKAYSARVAAEHQQLQARAAKVGGRLEQLQEMERKARTAVVFSKKAPEPGFPSLEPEVLRDVQEACQLRFHFLKTLFEHSVSGHFPSGMNEEQLNPSYQHWLSVVEKVAGSHPPAHILSALEHLALQNTQQLQELTTSINIPRDVEALKFRYDNAHLEDVSEPMNDLPSVRTLIQEGWSKCEMLCVEQIPLNAQERSLLARLEAVVQEMHSLLSDDSERSILARAAFELELRAVRLRGYRDGLLQGCRELEEAVRTRHEELQAVQAKRQSILDFRHLVNEKQQHIRALIKGTSYLKSQLRKDQAEIQDFIEKKLLPQEPLVKGAAEQLEDRVDREVRQFGTIALPCLLRRDLPASQRIPAHELSIHRLSRTAPAVYQPFLNVCQGVAFPLYKAPEELLVHTTELKKMLVLLRAQLGSKQRALGSLQRQLDNSPEPDAQALVREVQSHDEEQVRELLPRIQRMTDQCRCRIERWQEVQAVVDAWWEQPAQFVLPTERRLGFTLQQWLERWTLAARALQQKQQQQHQQQSWV from the exons GTATCGGCAGATGGAGGAGACTGAG GGCAAGCCCAGCAGTTCAGAATCGGAGAAGGAGCGCCGTAAGCAGCTGGTCCAAGACATCTCCCGCCTGCGGGGGGAGCTGCAGCAGCTGGACTTGCAGATTGAATCAGCACAGCATGAACTCGTGGCAGATG AGGTCGCCCTGGAGATGGCGCAGGAGGAGATCCGGGATGCCAAGCGCCGCAGCTTGCTGCTCAAGGCGTACTCTGCCCGCGTCGCAGCAGAGCATCAGCAACTGCAAGCGAGAGCGGCAAAAGTCGGAGGCCGCCTGGAGCAGCTGCAGGAGATGGAGAG GAAGGCCAGGACAGCGGTGGTGTTCAGCAAGAAAGCCCCGGAGCCTGGATTCCCCAGCTTGGAGCCGGAGGTTTTG CGAGATGTCCAGGAGGCCTGCCAGCTGCGCTTCCACTTCCTGAAGACCCTCTTTGAGCACAGCGTATCAGGGCATTTTCC CAGCGGGATGAATGAGGAGCAGCTGAACCCTTCCTACCAGCACTGGCTGAGCGTTGTGGAG AAAGTAGCTGgctcccaccctcctgcccacATCCTTTCAGCCCTGGAGCACCTTGCCCTGCAGAAcacacagcagctgcaggagCTCACCACCAGCATCAACATTCCTAGGGATGTGGAAGCCCTCAA GTTTCGCTATGATAACGCCCACCTGGAGGATGTGTCGGAGCCAATGAATGACCTGCCCTCTGTCCGGACCCTCATACAG GAGGGCTGGAGCAAGTGTGAGATGCTTTGTGTGGAGCAGATCCCTTTAAACGCCCAGGAGAGGAGCCTCTTGGCTCGGCTGGAAGCTGTCGTCCAGGAGATGCATAGCCTGCTGTCTGATGACTCGGAGCGCTCTATCCTGGCCAG AGCTGCGTTTGAGCTGGAGCTCCGGGCCGTGCGGTTGAGGGGATACAGAGACGGACTTCTGCAGGGCTGCCGGGAGCTGGAAGAGGCGGTGAGGACCCGGCACGAGGAACTGCAGGCTGTGCAAGCTAAACGCCAGAGCATCCTGGACTTCCGCCACCTGGTG AATGAGAAACAGCAGCACATCCGGGCGCTCATCAAAGGAACGTCGTATCTTAAATCACAGCTTCGCAAGGACCAGGCAGAG ATCCAAGACTTCATTGAAAAGAAACTGCTGCCTCAAGAGCCATTGGTGAAGGGAGCAGCAGAGCAACTGGAGGACAGGGTGGACCGCGAGGTTCGGCAGTTTGGGACCATCGCTCTGCCTTGCCTGCTGCGCCGCGATCTCCCTGC GTCTCAGCGAATCCCCGCCCATGAGCTTTCTATCCACCGCCTGAGCCGAACAGCGCCAGCCGTGTACCAGCCCTTCCTCAATGTGTGCCAGGGAGTTGCTTTCCCTCTCTACAAG GCCCCGGAGGAGCTGCTTGTGCACACTACAGAGCTGAAGAAGATGCTCGTGCTCCTGCGTGCCCAACTTGGCTCAAAGCAGAGGGCACTGGGAAGCCTGCAGCGCCAGCTGGATAACTCCCCGGAGCCAGATGCGCAGG CTCTCGTGCGGGAGGTGCAGAGCCACGATGAGGAGCAGGTCCGTGAACTGCTGCCCCGGATCCAGCGCATGACGGATCAGTGCCGGTGTCGTATTGAGCGTTGGCAGGAGGTACAGGCTGTTGTGGACGCCTG GTGGGAGCAACCCGCGCAGTTTGTACTCCCCACCGAGCGCCGCCTTGGCTTCACCCTGCAGCAGTGGTTGGAGCGCTGGACCCTGGCTGCCAGAGCTctgcaacagaagcagcagcagcaacaccagcaGCAGAGCTGGGTCTGA